Genomic segment of Arachis stenosperma cultivar V10309 chromosome 4, arast.V10309.gnm1.PFL2, whole genome shotgun sequence:
GATTCCATGTTTCTCAAAAGCTTCAAGGACATTATTGTTGATGTGAAAGAGGATGCTAAAAGAGAACAATGTTGTATGATGGTGATGAAGAAATACGTAGTAGTGGAACCCCATTGGCAAGTTTAAACAACACAGGGAATCATACTTTGAATTTGAACAATGCTGCTATTTGTTACTTGCCAAAACTCTGTTCATaagattagtttaattttttatttgacacTCAAGTATATATTTTCAATCCATGTATAATATGTTTGATATACGATATTATTTATTAAGAGTTGTTTGCTTGCTTGTTTATGTtcaaatgaaaaattttttacttgGATGCAAAGCAACGAATTCATCATAAGTTTTGTGAAGTAGCCTTGTTATTGCACAATGCATGCAGCGTGGAGCAATGAAATAATGAAGGATTAAAAAGAAATGCTTATGGGCATTTTGTCGCAAAAAAAAACATTTACATGTGCATTTTTTTTCAAGCATATCCACTATTAAACATAATGGTTAATTCCTTGGTTGTTGGTGAAAAAAGAATGCAGTATAGAACTGTAGAATCTGTATTAAGGTAATGAATGAAAAAGGTCCGAAATTTTTTGAGAAGTTTTCATGCCTGGTCACCCTATTTTTActattgaatgaaaaaaaatctttgtaattgatAAGGGTATTGATCTATTCTTCTAACCATCAACCACAAATCAAAACTCAGTTTGTAAATTCTTAATTACGAGAATTTACTGGCTCATTTAAGAGTTTGACAACCTTAATTAAGATTTTAAACTTGCATGCATGACTTTGATTCAAAATTCTAAGACATTTTTTCAGGGGAGGGCAATGAAACTAGCCAATAATAGACTCACTGATTACAGAAAAGATGGGCATCCTTCCATATATAGAAAGGATTATAAACCATCAACAATATATCAGAACAACAACAGATCATATATAAGGTTGTATTGAGTTAGTTCTATATAGTTTGATTGAGTGACAAGATTTTGTATAGGCTTTTATATCTAGTTTCTTTCATACTTAAATTTCGAGCATTGTTACATATAATCCAATTATTGTTAAACAACTCGATGAAAtagacaaaaaaattaatatcaaaTAACATAAATTGCAACAAGCAATTAACTATCTCAATTTAAAAGTAGATGGTGGCCGGCGTGGGATacctaaattttaaaatgaagcTCAAAGATAATGGTGATATGCATCATAGCAGATACATGACTTAATTAAACCAGTCTAGGTTCCCTTACACTATTCTAGACTCTAGTTGTTTATCATGAGATTAATTTGACAAGTGGCAACTATATAAAGGACAAATCCATTTTTAGGGTGTTAGATTGTGGGATTTCGGATTGATCCATCGAACAATGCAACATAACCAACAAAtgctattatttttttgtttagcCAATAATAATTTTCATCTATATTTATAGACGTTTTACACATAAAAGAAGCATATAATTTGCACAtatatttactaaaattttGTACGCATGAATCAATATAGTTTGcacttatatttttaaaagtgtacacatataaataagtgaaatttatttgttaaacaCAATTTAGTGTTTGTCCGGACTAAATGATgacaaaaaatactaaaagtTGCTAATGCTCAAACATTTCTGGTGATCTATCTTCGGTTCAAAATGGGTCTTATAGCATAAGTatagttctttttttttttgtcaaatagattggacaatttttaaattaaatctcaAGCTATAAATATAGTTCCTTTTTTTGTCTTGGACTAAGCCCTTCAATCATACCCAAACCTAATATAGTTCATTTTTAAACTATAGctaatagtttttttttgtaataactACAGCTAATAATTTGGACTAAAATGTACTTAGTCCAATTTGTAGTTGGGCTTAAGTTGATACCTCTAAATAAATAATAGGCCTAGAAAATAAGACTCTTAATAAAAGTTCATTGGTTCATGACAAAAAAAAAGGTGATTGGTTGATctccaaaaataaataaatatgaatatAAATGATTAGAATCAAGATTGTCCATTATTAATTGggaaaaaaaatagtaaacaCGACGTATTTGTTACAACAGAAAactactaacaaaaaaaaaacaaatgaaactaaatgaaaatCCTGAGCATACTTAAAGTTGGAAAAAGATAAAATGAGAATTAAACTATCattgaatttgtaatttttattatgtttgattattattttaatttaaggattaataaatttttatttgttcatCTTACCAATTTTTTCACTTTAATAAAAGTAACAATATTTATTCTATCAAAATAATTAGGACCAGACTGCAAAATGCATTGGCCAAATCCAATTTGTTTTACAACTTTTAATACAGGCCCAAAAGTTtatcaacaaaaaataaaatgtaaacATAATTATCAATGTGTCAACTCTTCCTTTTTCATTCCACAGCCACCAAACCAATAATTCATTCCAATACTATAAACAATAATGTCCATTTCATAAACATACATCAATTACTAACTATAATGTTAAATCCTCTAAATTAACTTCATAATATAACTtataacaattatttttttcgaaactaACAATTTATAGGCACACTTGTTTCTTGAGTTTCGGATTGATTCAAATTAagctagttttttttttccaaagtCAATTTTTTTCTTGGAACAAGTCCAAAATCAACATATATATAACCACCATAAAAAAGATATACTACCAACGCTTTATAATTATACACAAAAACTAATATTACACctttacaaatttaaaaacaCTATTAAGTTTTAGTCCCTTGTTTTGTTGGATCCACCATTCTTGATGAGAAGCTATATCTTGGAAGGTACGTACATATATACtagaaaaagtataggtagacaatAAACATATTAAACAATGCGAACAATTGATATATCAGATGTTCAATTCACTAGGTGTGTGGATGGTTAtcctaatattaagatttaggtgaGTAATTTGGGGTGTTGTGTGTTTTTATTAAAacaattgatatttttaatctctttattaaaataattacttttcaaatatttttaaaaattaatattttatttcttttcatcatatataaaaaagaaaaaaaagttataaaatattttttttttcgaaatagCAATGGTTATCtattaagataaaaatataccTCTCATTATTTATACACTATAATTctattaaattcatattttatttcGTGCATTTTCCGTGCATTATCTATGCATTACATGTAAGCACATTAAATCTAGATGACTATTTATATGAAATTTTTATGTGCAtgatagttaaaaataatttatatatttaactaaattgCTAACATAATGTAACACGATATATTATGTTAACATGTAAGTAATGTTAAAGTGGAGGTAGTTTCAATTCGAAAGAGATTATGCATTTGTATATGTAGTAGGCTAGAAGtgttttttcaattaatttgattttaggGAAACATTGTGTCAGAACTTACATATGGAAGCGCTTGCTTTAACGTCTGTAACATTTGCAGCCACCATATCTAACCTGATTCTGGCAATCATCTTCATCTTGTCCCTCTCCTTTGGGTAATTAATTGATCTATAAAGATTATATTATACGTCTATATATTTGCTTataaaatgtattttttgaTCAAAATGGAGAGATTGAATCTGAGAAAAGCAACAGGCCTAGCTAGGGAAGGCAAAGATAATATGAACAATGACTGGAATTGGCGAGTCAATGTTGATAACATTTTATAGAGGCGTGGAAATTAAGATGCTATCCTTCCACATTAACCTCTTCAATCAGTAAAATAGCGGCGGCATCGTACAATCATCACATGGTGGTGGAGGGTTGTTCTTGGTGGGTGTTGTGCCGGCATTCTTCAGCAACGCGTCTTATGCATTGTGGCTGATCATTATAAGTGAAGATGCGTATAATGACTGGAATTGGCGAGTCAATGTTGATAACATTTTATAGAGGCGTGGAAGTAAGATGCTATCCTTCCACATTAACCTCTTCAATCAGCGAAATGGCGGCGGCGTCGTACACTCGTCACATGGTGGTGGAGGGTTGTTCTTGGTGGGTGCTGTGTCGGCATTCTTCAGCAACGCGTCTTATGCATTGTGGCTGATCATTATAGGTGAAGATGCGTAGAGCATGTCTGTATCCCTATTCAAGCACTGCACTCATGTGTGTAATGGCCGCACTCCTGTCTGTTACCTTCACATTTTGTGTTGAGAGGGATTTCAGTCAGTAGAAGTTGGATTGGAATGTCAGACTACTCACTGTAGCTTACGCTGTATATTACCTAGATCATTTTTCATTAGCAATCATGTACTCTTCTTTCCGTTGTATTATTGTTTtcactttttttaattaacattgattaattattttaattggtGTAGGGTATAGTGGTTTCGGAAGTGATGGTGGCTATGATATTGTGGTGCATACGCATGAGAGGTCTCTTGTTTGTCTCTGTTTTTAGTCCTCTCATGCTAGTGGTTGTTGCTTTTGCTGGATCCACCATTCTTCATGAAAAGCTATATCTTGGAAGGTACATACATATATACTATaaaaagtataggtagacaatCAAAATACTAAACAAATGTGTATAATGGATATATTAAAACAAttacttttcaaattttttaaaaattaaaattttatttcttttcaatcatatataaaaaagaaaaaaaagttataaaataatttttttctcgAAATAACAATTGGTTATCcattaagataaaaatataccTCTAATTATTTATACACTATAATTccattaaattcatattttctGTTGTGCACTTTTCGTGCATTACCTGTGCATTCCATCTAAGCACATTAAATCTAGATGACTATTCATATGAAATTTTTATGGGTAtgatagttaaaaataatttatatatttaactaaattgCTTAACATAATGTAACACGATATATTTTGTTGACATGTAAGTAATGTTAAAGTGTATAGGTAGCTTCAACTTTAAAGAGATTATGCATTTGTATATGTAGTAGGCTAGAAGTGTTTTCTCAATTAATTTGATTTCAGGGCAGCATTGCCTCAGAACTTACATATGGAAGCGCTTGCCTTAACGTCTGAAATATTTGCAGCCACCATATCTTACCTGATTCCGGCCATCACCTTCATCTTGTCCCTCTCCTTTAGGTAATTAATTAATCTACTAAGATTATATTATACCTCTGTATGTTTGCTTATAAAATGCATTTGTTGATTAGAATGGAGAGATTGAATCTAAGAACAATacaagaaaaaattatatttgtaccaaaaaaatttgttacaaaaaattgaaaatttgaaacaataggattttgtaacaaaaaaggAGTCGATGCAGTATGTCCCGTTAAAAAAcgtttttgtaacaaaaaatgaaactgttacaatttaaagtaatattttgtaacaaatttttttatacaaaagaCCAAAAATCGTTACAAAAAtgataacaaattttgatcttcaaaatattttgtgacaatatatttttttctatcataaaattttgttacaaaatgtaacttgatttttcaacatttttttctttagttacaaaacactatttattttgtaataaatttttttaatacaaagtACACGCATAATTTgccaaattatattattttttaattaattaataaattaactaatttactcagcaagtcaacatttatataatatataataatatagatAGTTCAGATATCTTTCATTTAACTAAGATTGTTTTATAAATCTTCAACATAtaaattttgtaacaaaaaaaatcaagtcGTTACAAAATATCAAAACGTTTTGTAACAAACTGTAttgttgttacaaaacattattattatgCAACAGTTActaatttttgttacaaaagaataattttttgtaacaattttaaatttgttacaaaatttttgttacaaatgctccattttcttgtagtggaaAAGCAGCAGGGAAGGCAAAGACAATATGAATAATGACTGGAATTGGTGGGGCAATGTTGATAACATTCTATAGAGGCGTGAAAGTTAAGATGCTATCCTTCCACATTAACCTCTTCAATCAGCGAAATGGCGGCGGCACCGTACACTCATCACATAGTGGCGGAAGGTTGTTCTTGATGGGTGCTATGTTGGCGTTCTTCAACAACGCGTCTTATGTGTTGTGGCCGATCATTCAGGCGAAGGTGAGTAGAGCATATCTGTATCCCCTATTCAAGCACTGCACTCATGTATATAATGGCTGCACTTCTGCCTATTATCTTCACATTTTGTGTTGAGAGGGATTTCAGTCAGTGGAAGTTGGGTTGGAATGTCAGGTTACTCATTATAGCTTACGCTGTATGTTACCTAGATCATTTTTCATTAGCAATAATGTACTCCTCTTCCCGTTGCATTattgtttttactttttttaattaacattGATAAATTATATTAGTTGGTGTAGGGTATAGTGGTTTCAGGAGTGATGGTGGCTGTGATATCGTGGTTTCttctatatgaaaatataaataaaaaaatcgtaagagaattattaaaatttattgtttttgattattaaatgtttaaaatatttaaaataatgaGATAAAATATGTTGTTgaattattagataaaaaaattgcactaaaaaaattaaattaataattaaataataataaaaaataataaattctgacGAGCAACTAGTATTTCTCCACGACCAATAATAAAAGAGATTATGTATTTGTATATGTAGTAGGCTAGAAGTGTTTTGTCCATGCAAGAGGtactaaattaatttgatttcaGGGGAGCATTGGCTCAGAACTTACAAATGGAAGCGCTTGCTTTAACTTCTGTAACATTTGCAACCGCCATATCCAACCTGATTCCGGCCATCACCTTCATCTTGTCCTTCTTGTTTGGGTAATTAATTGATCTACTAAGATTATATTATACGTCTGTATGTTTGCTTATAAAATGCGTTTGTTGATTAGAATGGAGAGATTGAATCTGAGAAAAGCAGCAGGAAAGGCAAAGATAATAGGAACAATGACTGGAATTAGCGGGGCAATGTTGATGACATTCTATAAAGGCGTAGAAGTTAAGATGCTATCCTTTCACATTAACCTCTTCAATCAGCGAAATGGCGGCGGCTCGTCACATGGTGGCGGAGGGTTATTCTTGGTGGGTGCTGTGTCGTCGTTCTTCTTCAACGCGTCTTATGCGTTGTGGCTGATAATTCAGGCGAAGATGAGTAGCGCATATCCGTATCCCTATTCAAGCACTGCACTCATGTGTtttgttagaaacaagagactgaGAGAATAATATGAGAAGTGTATTATTCAGTTGTGTCCAAGGTACAGTATACAAGaggtatttataggtgctaaatAAATCAGAGTAATAAAGGCATAGAATCctataattaatatacagatataCTACATAAATACAAACgatactaattgatcctaattgatgctaatgattctctaacatcccccctcaaactcaagtgggaGCTAAGGATACCAACTTGAGTTTGGATAACAAAGTCCGGAAACGAGTCGGGTGATGAGCTTTCGTGAAAATATCAGCAGTCTGATCTAGTGTTCCAACAGCAATGAGACGAATAGCATCAATAAGGATACGTTGCCGAACAAAGTGACAATCAAGCTCAATGTGTTTGGTGCGTTCATGAAAGACATCATTATGGGCGATCTGAATAGCACTGCGGTTATCACAAAAAACATCAGTAGGGGACGACTGAGGAGCACCCAAATCTTCGAGAAGCCAACGAACCGAGACAACTTCAGCAGTGGTGTCAGCGAGGGCACGGTACTCAGCTTCTGTGCTTGAGCGAGCAGTGAACGTTTGCTTCTTAGCACGCCAAGAAATGAGAGCGTCGCCAAGAAACAAACAGTAACCAGTAGTAGAACGACGATCAGTGGGATCACCAGCCCAATCAGCATCGGAGTAAGCTTGAAGAGACAAAGAGGAATGGGCAGAGAAATAAAGACCATGAAAGAGAGTGCCTTTGATGTAGCGAAGAATGCGTAGAACTGCCGCATAGTGAGTAGTACGAGGAGCTGACAAGAACTGGCTAAGTACATGAACCGGATAGGCGATGTCTGGTCGGGTGACAGTCAAGTAGACCAGACCGCCAACTAACTGTCGATAGAGAGTCGGATTATCCAAAACAGTGCCATCCATAGGGGTAAATCGAACATTAGGCTCAAGAGGAGTAGACTCAGTGCGACTATCTGTAATCCCAGCACGAGCAAGAAGATCTGAAGCATACTTAGCCTGAGAGAGATAGATTCCATCATCGGTGGAGATGACCTCGAGACCAAGAAAATAGCTGAGAgaaccaagatctttcatctcaaaggtACGGTGAAGTGAGGCCTTGAGAGCAGAGATACCAACAACATCATCCCCAGTGATtatcatgtcatcaacatacaaaagtagaagaacaactCCACGTTCGCTTTTACGAATGAAGAGCGCATTCTCATGAGGGCTAGAAGTAAAACCAAGACTGCATATGGTAGTGCTGAACTTGTCAAACCATTCACGAGGAGCTTGCTTAAGTCCATAAAGTGCCTTGCGAAGGAGACAAACCTTATCAGAAGGACAAGGATACCCTGGAGGTGGTTTCATATAGACTGTCTTCTTCAAATCCCCATTAAGAAATGCATTCTTCACATCCATCTGACTGAGAGACCATTTTTTAACCGCGGCAATGGCAAGAAGAGCTCGAACAGACGTAAGGCGAGCGACAGGGGCAAAAGTCTCTTCATAATCAATACCATACTCTTGCGTACAACCTTGAGCAACCAAGCGGGCCTTATAACGGTCAATAGAGCCATCAGAGCGAGTCTTGATCTTGTATACCCATCTACTGCCCACAACTTCCTGATCAGAAGGAGGATCAACCAGATCCCAAGTGTGTGCTTTTTCAAGGGCCTGTAATTCTTCTTGCATTGCTTGTTGCCAATTTGGGTTTGAGGAGGCTTTTCTGAATGTCTTAGGTTCATGTTGATGAAGAATAGTAGAAAAGCAATGGTAATCAAGAAGATGAGGAGGTGGATTCCTTACCCTAGAAGAACGAGCGGGAGGAGGAGGCATGACGGTAGGAGCAGGATCATCGTCCGGTCTGGAATCATCGGGAGATGGAGAAGGCGGAGGAACAGGAGGCTGTGGAGGGTCACTCGAGATAGAACCTGTAGAATCATCACTAGGAAAAAGATCAACATTGGGGTTAGTAAACAAAGGTGACTGAGTAGTAGGAATCGACTCAAAGGATGAGAACCGAGAAAACATGTGGTGCTCCCAAAAGACAACATGACGAGATATACGAATACGGTTAGAAAGAGGATCTCAACAACGATAACCCTTGTGTTCAGTGCCATAACCAAGAAAACAACACATACGAGCCCGAGGTTCAAGTTTACTATGTTCATGAGgctgaagaagaacaaaacataCACAACCGAAAACTCGAAGAGAACTGTAATCTGGGGGGGTATGATAAAGACGCTCAAAGGGAGTAACATTACCAAGAACAGAAGAAGGGAGTCTATTGATAACATGAACAGCAGTAAGAACAGCTTCACCCCAAGTACGCTCAGGACACGAAGAAGAAAGGAGCATTGCACGGACGGAGTCAAGAATGTGACGGTGTTTGCGTTCAGCTCTACCATTTTGTTGAGACGTACCAGGACAAGAAAACTCAGACAGAGTACCCTGTTCTGCAAGAAAGGCTAAGAGTTTGGAATTACGGTATTCCATAGCATTATCACGTCGGAAAACCTTAATGGCCTTGGAAAATTGAGTTTTAATCATAGTAGCAAAGTTGATATAGATCTGAGGTAACTCATGGCGATTAGTCATCAAATAAACCCAAGTAAAACGGGAATAATCATCAATGAAAACGACAAAATATCGAGCTCCGCCCATAGAGGCAGTGGGAGCGGGGCCCCAAACATCAGAGTGAATGAGATCAAAAGGAGAGCAAGCAAGAGATGAATTATTGTGAAAAGATAAAGCAGGTTGTTTAGCAGTTTGGCAAGAAATGCAGTCAAAAGATTCATTCGGAACCTGACCTAAAATACCCTGAGATACAAGAGGACGCAGTTTTCCTAAGGAGGTGTGGGCAAGACGTTGATGCCATAAGTGAAGGGTAGAGGGAGAAGAAGCAGCACAGAGATTTGGTACAGGAGGAATATGAAGACTTTCGAGTTCAAACAACCTTCCGACCTTACGTCCAGTCCCGATGATCTGTCCCGTCCGAGGATCCTGTACACGACAACCAGAAACAGAAAAGGTGACGTCAAAACCCAGATCAACAAGTTGACCaacagaaataagattgaaGTTTAATTTGGGAATGTAGTAAGTATCAGGAAGATTAAGAGATGACTGAGATATAGAACCCTTGTGTGTTGCATGCAAGAGGGAGCCATTTGCAGTATTGACAGAAGGTCCATTTGGAGTTGCAGACATGGACGAGAAAATATTACGCAACGGAGACATGTGATTAAAACAACCCGAGTCAAAGTACCATTTAGAAGTACCTGGAGGAGTCGATAAAGTAGCAGGGGTATTACCAGAAACAGAGAGAAGACGCTGTAGAAGAGATGCAATATCAGATAGAGAGACAGTGGTAGGTTCAGTAGTAGCAGCAACAGCAGAAGCAGGCGCAGGACGTGGTGGACGAGTAGGACAGGTAGTAATCAAATGTCCCGAGAGCTTGCAATAACGGCAGAACAACTGTGAACAATGGTAGCTAATATGCCCTTTCTGGTGGCATGTGCGACATTCAACAGAGGGGCATACGGAGAAAAGGTGCCCAAAATGGTTGCAGTTTCGACAGAATGTATCCTTTCTGTCTGTGGCAACAAAAACATCCGACTTTTTCATAACAGTAGTCACACAAATCAAAGAGAGGAGAGAAACTGCAATTTCAAAGCCGAGAATGAGAAATCGGAGTGCAAAATCGGAAAGAACTCACCAAAAAACCTTAGGGAGGGTCCCATGGAGGATAccatggctctgataccatgttagaaacaagagactgaGAGAATAATATGAGAAGTGTATTATTCAGTTGTGTCCAAGGTACAGTATACAAGaggtatttataggtgctaaatAAATCAGAGTAATAAAGGCATAGAATCCTATAATTAACATACAGATATACTACATAAATACAAACgatactaattgatcctaattgatGCTAATGATTCTCTAACATGTTTAATGGCCGCACTTCTATCTGTTATCTTCACATTTTGTGTTGAGAGGGATTTGAGTCAATGGAAGTTAGGTTGGAATGTCAGGCTACTCACTGTAGCTTACGCTGTATGTCTTCTTCTcgttgcattattattttcattttttgtaattaacgttgattaattatattaattggTGTAGGGTATAGTGGTTTCGGGAGTGATGGTGGCTGTGACA
This window contains:
- the LOC130975873 gene encoding WAT1-related protein At1g68170-like — translated: MTGIGGAMLITFYRGVKVKMLSFHINLFNQRNGGGTVHSSHSGGRLFLMGAMLAFFNNASYVLWPIIQAKRDFSQWKLGWNVRLLIIAYAGIVVSGVMVAVISWLEVFCPCKRY
- the LOC130975874 gene encoding WAT1-related protein At1g68170-like yields the protein MEALALTSVTFATAISNLIPAITFILSFLFGMERLNLRKAAGKAKIIGTMTGISGAMLMTFYKGVEVKMLSFHINLFNQRNGGGSSHGGGGLFLVGAVSSFFFNASYALWLIIQAKMSSAYPYPYSSTALMCFMAALLSVIFTFCVERDLSQWKLGWNVRLLTVAYAGIVVSGVMVAVTSWCLRMKGPLFVSVFSPLMLVVVAFAGSTILDEKLYLGSIIGSLLIVCGLYLVLWGKNKEIMKNQLVPICHQ